A window of the Corythoichthys intestinalis isolate RoL2023-P3 chromosome 6, ASM3026506v1, whole genome shotgun sequence genome harbors these coding sequences:
- the zgc:113279 gene encoding uncharacterized protein zgc:113279 isoform X1, which yields MAGPNVEAGHIWAAGRSLRTTGARIHPKKKCRIQGQWALQWTAIQGKSVKMRGRYKMLEGKERVYRRAKTGAHPVSQPRGAAVHIADSDTLTLKAGETSTVPEHCSEDNKKVYLGVRVKMPVKDLLRNIRMAQGRDPQDLQNLRSKRVQGDKKRVKIHTANRTSKRKRPTSSLEELAIIVEVLEEDLRTGTTNSSQIQISSLSSPVSPAYSFEPNGTGYNSDVSDEIIPSPPSHTSYSPGLEYHQRSPPPDAMTTGFEPTLTTDNWFNNYPLSSSDFFWAQLQMEEIQLRDISDEALLMADQHGRTAFHTVACDGRRTLTYAIAKRMAALNSLDLKDSDGMTALLLAAKHNHHLIVEDLIQFGACVSERNNSGKSCLHLSAEKGFIRVLEVLKRAMMDGVYIDVEATDKYGMSVLQCASVALKVTLQQLEISKSLNQTRLHMLRKEQLLETLECVLQMASYSHTMGALGMNA from the exons TCGGTCAAGATGAGAGGACGTTACAAAATGCTGGAGGGCAAGGAACGAGTGTACAGAAGAGCCAAAACCGGCGCTCATCCAGTTTCTCAGCCGCGGGGTGCTGCAGTGCACATTGCAGACTCGGATACGCTCACCCTGAAGGCTGGTGAAACAAGTACAG TTCCAGAGCATTGCAGTGAAGATAATAAGAAGGTATATCTTGGAGTACGTGTTAAAATGCCTGTCAAGGATCTGCTTCGGAACATCCGTATGGCCCAGGGCAGAGACCCACAAGATCTTCAG AATCTGCGCAGCAAAAGAGTTCAAG gggACAAGAAACGAGTTAAAATTCACACAGCAAATCGAACAAGCAAG AGAAAACGCCCCACCAGTAGCCTGGAGGAGCTGGCAATCATTGTCGAAGTGTTGGAGGAGGATCTGAGGACCGGCACCACAAACAGTTCCCAGATTCAAATTTCCTCTCTCAGCTCACCGGTGTCACCTGCATACAGTTTTGAGCCAAATG GCACAGGGTACAACAGTGATGTGTCTGACGAAATCATCCCCAGCCCACCTTCCCATACAAGTTACTCACCTGGGTTAGAGTACCACCAAAGGTCACCCCCTCCTGATGCCATGACCACAGGCTTCGAGCCCACATTGACAACAGACAATTGGTTCAATAACTACCCACTGAGCAGCTCCGACTTCTTTTGGGCACAGCTCCAGATGGAGGAGATTCAACTGCGGGACATCTCTGACGAAGCACTGCTGATGGCTGATCAACATGGCCGAAC TGCTTTCCATACTGTGGCATGTGACGGCAGGAGGACACTGACCTACGCAATCGCAAAAAGGATGGCTGCACTCAACAGCTTAGACCTAAAAGATTCGGATGGAATG ACTGCCCTCCTCCTTGCAGCCAAGCACAACCATCACCTGATAGTAGAGGACCTGATACAATTTGGTGCTTGTGTCAGTGAAAGAAACAACTCAGGAAAGTCCTGCCTTCACCTTAGTGCTGAGAAAGGTTTCATCCGAGTTCTTGAG GTTCTAAAACGTGCTATGATGGATGGTGTGTACATTGATGTTGAAGCCACCGATAAGTATG GAATGAGTGTTCTTCAGTGTGCTTCGGTGGCCCTCAAGGTGACATTGCAGCAACTAGAAATAAGCAAGAGCCTCAATCAAACCAGACTCCACATGCTCCGCAAGGAACAGCTCCTAGAGACCCTGGAGTGTGTGCTGCAAATGGCTAGCTACTCTCATACCATG GGGGCCTTGGGTATGAACGCTTAA
- the zgc:113279 gene encoding uncharacterized protein zgc:113279 isoform X2 has protein sequence MRGRYKMLEGKERVYRRAKTGAHPVSQPRGAAVHIADSDTLTLKAGETSTVPEHCSEDNKKVYLGVRVKMPVKDLLRNIRMAQGRDPQDLQNLRSKRVQGDKKRVKIHTANRTSKRKRPTSSLEELAIIVEVLEEDLRTGTTNSSQIQISSLSSPVSPAYSFEPNGTGYNSDVSDEIIPSPPSHTSYSPGLEYHQRSPPPDAMTTGFEPTLTTDNWFNNYPLSSSDFFWAQLQMEEIQLRDISDEALLMADQHGRTAFHTVACDGRRTLTYAIAKRMAALNSLDLKDSDGMTALLLAAKHNHHLIVEDLIQFGACVSERNNSGKSCLHLSAEKGFIRVLEVLKRAMMDGVYIDVEATDKYGMSVLQCASVALKVTLQQLEISKSLNQTRLHMLRKEQLLETLECVLQMASYSHTMGALGMNA, from the exons ATGAGAGGACGTTACAAAATGCTGGAGGGCAAGGAACGAGTGTACAGAAGAGCCAAAACCGGCGCTCATCCAGTTTCTCAGCCGCGGGGTGCTGCAGTGCACATTGCAGACTCGGATACGCTCACCCTGAAGGCTGGTGAAACAAGTACAG TTCCAGAGCATTGCAGTGAAGATAATAAGAAGGTATATCTTGGAGTACGTGTTAAAATGCCTGTCAAGGATCTGCTTCGGAACATCCGTATGGCCCAGGGCAGAGACCCACAAGATCTTCAG AATCTGCGCAGCAAAAGAGTTCAAG gggACAAGAAACGAGTTAAAATTCACACAGCAAATCGAACAAGCAAG AGAAAACGCCCCACCAGTAGCCTGGAGGAGCTGGCAATCATTGTCGAAGTGTTGGAGGAGGATCTGAGGACCGGCACCACAAACAGTTCCCAGATTCAAATTTCCTCTCTCAGCTCACCGGTGTCACCTGCATACAGTTTTGAGCCAAATG GCACAGGGTACAACAGTGATGTGTCTGACGAAATCATCCCCAGCCCACCTTCCCATACAAGTTACTCACCTGGGTTAGAGTACCACCAAAGGTCACCCCCTCCTGATGCCATGACCACAGGCTTCGAGCCCACATTGACAACAGACAATTGGTTCAATAACTACCCACTGAGCAGCTCCGACTTCTTTTGGGCACAGCTCCAGATGGAGGAGATTCAACTGCGGGACATCTCTGACGAAGCACTGCTGATGGCTGATCAACATGGCCGAAC TGCTTTCCATACTGTGGCATGTGACGGCAGGAGGACACTGACCTACGCAATCGCAAAAAGGATGGCTGCACTCAACAGCTTAGACCTAAAAGATTCGGATGGAATG ACTGCCCTCCTCCTTGCAGCCAAGCACAACCATCACCTGATAGTAGAGGACCTGATACAATTTGGTGCTTGTGTCAGTGAAAGAAACAACTCAGGAAAGTCCTGCCTTCACCTTAGTGCTGAGAAAGGTTTCATCCGAGTTCTTGAG GTTCTAAAACGTGCTATGATGGATGGTGTGTACATTGATGTTGAAGCCACCGATAAGTATG GAATGAGTGTTCTTCAGTGTGCTTCGGTGGCCCTCAAGGTGACATTGCAGCAACTAGAAATAAGCAAGAGCCTCAATCAAACCAGACTCCACATGCTCCGCAAGGAACAGCTCCTAGAGACCCTGGAGTGTGTGCTGCAAATGGCTAGCTACTCTCATACCATG GGGGCCTTGGGTATGAACGCTTAA